One stretch of Thermanaerosceptrum fracticalcis DNA includes these proteins:
- a CDS encoding RusA family crossover junction endodeoxyribonuclease has protein sequence MNDKLVIPMQLPGLNEIIDAAKGHWSNYRDLKETYTNAVAWPAKMLKPFERAELDITWFEPNKKRDLDNISAGKKFILDGFQRAGLIKNDGWKQIAGFNDTFDVDPKNPRVEVKIRRL, from the coding sequence ATGAACGATAAATTAGTAATACCTATGCAGCTCCCAGGGCTAAATGAGATTATAGATGCTGCAAAAGGTCATTGGTCTAATTACAGAGACTTAAAGGAAACATATACAAATGCAGTAGCATGGCCAGCAAAAATGTTAAAACCTTTTGAAAGAGCTGAATTGGATATAACATGGTTTGAACCAAATAAAAAGCGAGACTTAGACAATATCTCGGCAGGGAAAAAGTTTATTTTAGATGGTTTTCAGAGAGCCGGGCTTATAAAGAATGACGGATGGAAGCAAATCGCCGGCTTTAACGATACGTTCGATGTGGACCCGAAGAATCCCAGGGTAGAAGTGAAGATAAGGAGGTTGTGA
- a CDS encoding methyltransferase domain-containing protein, whose product MQRVLDATAGSRMIWFDKQNSDALYMDNRQLTTTLCDGRVLNINPDVIADFRNMPFPDNTFYLVVFDPPHLRKAGNNSWLAKKYGLLTENWKDDIAKGFKECMRVLKPNGTLIFKWNEEQIKLSEIFDAIGQKPLFGNRRSKTHWLVFMK is encoded by the coding sequence ATGCAGCGTGTTTTAGATGCCACAGCAGGCAGCAGGATGATATGGTTTGATAAACAGAATTCAGATGCTTTGTATATGGATAATAGACAGTTGACAACAACTCTATGTGATGGTCGGGTACTTAATATCAATCCTGATGTGATTGCTGATTTTAGGAATATGCCCTTCCCCGACAACACTTTTTATCTAGTGGTATTCGACCCTCCACATTTACGAAAAGCTGGTAATAATTCATGGTTGGCCAAAAAGTACGGTCTTCTTACAGAGAACTGGAAAGATGACATTGCCAAAGGATTCAAAGAATGTATGAGGGTTCTCAAACCAAACGGAACGCTGATTTTCAAATGGAATGAAGAACAGATTAAGTTAAGTGAAATTTTTGATGCTATTGGACAGAAACCGCTGTTTGGCAATCGAAGGAGTAAAACACACTGGTTAGTTTTTATGAAATGA